In Zingiber officinale cultivar Zhangliang chromosome 6A, Zo_v1.1, whole genome shotgun sequence, a single genomic region encodes these proteins:
- the LOC121993651 gene encoding putative disease resistance RPP13-like protein 1 has translation MAMIPDFLVTRYLTKLTDFLEGEICKVLGVKEEIKKFKRRLERLSPYLQDAEKKRHQDNRVNTWLRDLKGIVYDAEDIIELCTLPGGSELMSLQPLSSSSTLVSRPFTLLASCFACTKFRHEIAVSFERLNDRLKEIKDDSEIIAGLVPLMSHPWSQDHPTSQRLTTSLEVKADIVGAKIENDAQTVINMILKHDHKHNGVFGIVGMGGIGKTTMAHKIFHDERVKNSFPTRIWICVSKNYTRIELLKEMLKQAKGSDDGAQSIEELELKLVGALVNRFFLVLDDVWSVNAWTDVLRKPILIAKSNGIILVTGRHKTVMEDLRASYIHHVQRMNKDDGLELFHKVVFEDEKNEDPDLDEMAAKIVSKCDGLPLAIKVMAGMLISKKRTRREWERVLESDLWRMRDKEDELPAALYLSYEDLSSVLKQCFLCCASYIGISYRTDLVRLWIAEGLIHVPNGGLMEEVAEDYYKELVMRNLLHLDPRYSDEIRYSMHDLLRALGTNLIGDEALVISDGRVADTNNPNPLTQIRRLWMSSKGDTLRLPGAVLEQKSLRVLQLHDCTETKTIEDEAAALPALKNLRVLDVCEIQIECLPDFIFMNLLLLRYLDLDRTMIREIPESIGRLANLQTLNISGCESLRSIPKAVTSLGMLRCLRVRGTPLTHLPIGMGSLTNLNHIEGFVVGHGDSRSNADVGCDMEELRSLSNLRFLSACKLERATLMAGPSVLENKPLLRHLSLLWTKRKQRDDGEKEAAEKTCSGLLPPSSLEELTLHNFPGRRFPNWMMSTSSGTSFPHLEFLILCNFPCCTELPPLGQLPRLKFLKIEEASAVRKVGPEFLGVCFPQAEAFPRLEVLKFTGMPNWEEWTTLYAASEERSLKLFSRLERCSFTGCPKLRGLPESIYCAARLKTVVVSTSDQLSEVEFRRRETMEMDDCPDLILARDSTELPHWLLDRIDRERDEKNSELPSRTVITVKANVIVIKQNRQVDAV, from the coding sequence ATGGCGATGATCCCAGACTTCCTTGTCACCAGATACCTCACAAAACTAACAGATTTCCTTGAGGGAGAGATCTGCAAAGTGCTCGGCGTGAAGGAAGAGATCAAAAAGTTTAAAAGGAGATTGGAAAGACTCAGCCCCTATCTTCAGGATGCCGAGAAGAAGAGACACCAAGATAATCGAGTGAATACTTGGTTGAGGGACTTAAAAGGCATAGTCTACGACGCGGAAGACATCATCGAACTCTGCACGCTTCCAGGTGGCAGCGAGTTAATGAGCCTTCAGCCGTTGTCGTCCTCTTCTACACTAGTAAGCCGTCCCTTCACTCTGCTTGCTTCTTGCTTTGCATGTACCAAGTTCCGCCATGAGATTGCTGTGAGTTTTGAAAGACTTAATGATAGACTGAAAGAGATTAAAGATGATAGCGAAATAATAGCAGGATTAGTGCCCTTAATGAGCCATCCATGGTCGCAAGATCATCCAACAAGTCAACGTTTGACCACTTCTTTGGAGGTTAAGGCTGACATAGTAGGGGCCAAGATTGAAAATGATGCACAAACTGTCATCAACATGATTCTCAAGCATGATCATAAACATAATGGCGTGTTTGGGATAGTTGGCATGGGTGGTATTGGCAAGACCACTATGGCTCATAAAATTTTCCATGACGAACGAGTCAAGAATAGTTTTCCAACGCGTATATGGATATGTGTGTCCAAGAATTACACTAGGATAGAGCTACTCAAGGAAATGTTGAAGCAAGCAAAAGGAAGTGATGATGGAGCCCAAAGCATAGAAGAACTTGAATTAAAACTTGTTGGTGCTTTGGTTAACAGATTCTTCCTCGTGCTTGATGATGTATGGAGCGTGAATGCGTGGACAGATGTGTTGAGGAAACCTATCCTAATTGCAAAGTCCAATGGCATAATCTTAGTGACGGGTAGACATAAAACGGTTATGGAGGACTTGAGAGCCAGCTACATCCACCATGTTCAGAGGATGAACAAAGATGACGGATTGGAATTATTTCACAAGGTCGTATTCGAAGACGAGAAGAACGAGGACCCTGACCTGGATGAAATGGCGGCTAAAATCGTTAGCAAATGCGATGGGCTCCCTTTGGCAATCAAGGTGATGGCAGGAATGCTGATTTCGAAGAAAAGGACAAGGAGAGAGTGGGAAAGAGTCCTGGAAAGCGATCTATGGAGAATGAGAGACAAGGAGGATGAACTGCCAGCAGCCTTATACTTGAGCTATGAGGATTTGTCATCCGTTCTCAAGCAGTGTTTCCTCTGCTGTGCTTCTTACATTGGCATATCATATCGCACTGACCTCGTCCGGCTTTGGATTGCCGAAGGCTTGATCCACGTGCCAAATGGTGGATTGATGGAAGAGGTGGCAGAGGATTATTACAAAGAACTAGTTATGAGAAATCTTCTTCATCTCGATCCAAGATATTCAGATGAGATTCGCTACTCCATGCACGACCTTTTGCGAGCTCTCGGAACTAATTTGATCGGAGATGAAGCACTTGTGATCAGTGATGGCCGAGTTGCAGACACAAATAACCCAAACCCATTAACACAGATTCGTCGACTGTGGATGTCGAGCAAAGGAGACACGCTAAGGCTTCCTGGTGCAGTTCTTGAGCAGAAGAGTCTGAGAGTCTTGCAACTTCACGATTGCACTGAAACAAAGACAATCGAAGACGAGGCAGCTGCACTCCCAGCATTAAAGAATCTTCGAGTGCTGGATGTGTGCGAGATTCAGATTGAATGTCTTCCAGATTTCATTTTCATGAATCTGTTGCTTCTGAGATACTTGGACCTTGACCGAACGATGATACGTGAGATACCTGAATCCATAGGGCGCCTTGCGAACCTGCAGACTTTGAACATCTCCGGGTGCGAGTCGCTGCGCAGCATTCCTAAGGCCGTCACGAGCTTGGGTATGCTCAGATGTCTGCGAGTTCGAGGAACACCGTTAACTCATTTGCCCATAGGAATGGGAAGCTTGACAAACCTTAATCACATCGAAGGATTCGTCGTCGGCCATGGTGATTCGCGAAGCAACGCGGACGTCGGGTGTGACATGGAAGAGCTGCGGTCTCTGTCCAATCTCAGATTTCTGAGCGCCTGTAAGCTGGAAAGGGCGACATTAATGGCCGGACCCTCGGTGCTCGAGAACAAACCACTTCTCAGGCATCTGTCTTTGTTATGGACGAAGCGAAAACAGAGAGATGACGGCGAAAAAGAAGCGGCTGAGAAGACATGCAGCGGACTGCTTCCTCCGTCGAGCCTGGAGGAACTTACTCTCCACAACTTCCCGGGCCGGCGATTTCCCAACTGGATGATGTCGACGTCGTCGGGGACTTCGTTTCCTCACCTCGAATTCCTGATTCTCTGCAATTTCCCCTGCTGCACGGAGCTCCCGCCGCTGGGGCAGCTGCCTCGGCTGAAATTCCTGAAGATCGAAGAAGCGTCGGCGGTAAGAAAGGTCGGGCCTGAGTTTCTCGGCGTCTGTTTCCCTCAAGCCGAGGCATTTCCAAGACTCGAAGTCCTGAAATTCACGGGCATGCCGAATTGGGAAGAGTGGACGACGTTGTACGCTGCGTCCGAGGAAAGAAGCCTGAAGCTGTTTTCAAGATTGGAACGGTGCTCGTTTACGGGCTGCCCAAAGCTCAGAGGACTTCCGGAGAGCATCTACTGCGCCGCCAGACTGAAGACTGTCGTCGTTTCTACCAGCGATCAGTTGAGTGAGGTTGAATTCAGAAGGCGAGAGACAATGGAAATGGACGATTGCCCTGATTTGATCCTCGCACGGGACTCGACTGAACTCCCACACTGGCTTTTGGATCGTATCGACAGGGAAAGGGACGAGAAGAACAGTGAGCTGCCTTCCCGTACGGTCATCACGGTGAAGGCAAATGTAATCGTCATTAAGCAAAATCGACAAGTAGACGCCGTTTGA